The Acidobacteriota bacterium genome window below encodes:
- a CDS encoding response regulator, translating into MQTILIADDEESIRQLIEATLESPDRRLLLAVDGTSAFDMACRELPDLIVLDWMMPGMSGLAVVEKLRASGPTANIPIVLLTAMGGEKYRQQGLATGALAYLVKPFSPLELLQLVQQVLARNEQDHESGKGFPGKRPRLVFAA; encoded by the coding sequence GTGCAAACTATCTTGATCGCTGATGACGAAGAGAGTATCCGGCAACTGATCGAGGCCACACTAGAGTCACCCGATCGCCGTCTGTTGCTAGCGGTGGACGGCACTTCCGCTTTCGACATGGCTTGCCGCGAGCTGCCCGACCTGATCGTGCTCGACTGGATGATGCCGGGCATGAGCGGCCTCGCGGTCGTGGAGAAACTGCGCGCGTCAGGTCCCACCGCGAACATACCCATCGTCCTGCTGACCGCGATGGGGGGGGAGAAATACCGTCAGCAAGGCTTGGCCACCGGTGCGCTCGCGTACCTGGTGAAGCCGTTCAGCCCGCTAGAACTTCTACAGCTGGTGCAGCAAGTCCTGGCCAGGAATGAGCAAGACCATGAATCAGGAAAAGGCTTCCCCGGGAAACGGCCCAGGTTGGTCTTCGCCGCTTGA
- a CDS encoding HD domain-containing protein, with translation MSKTMNQEKASPGNGPGWSSPLEAVEAQLRAYARDFRRLADSDIEKAKRLAIAHDQLQIYARDLKTAYQAERRRARELEKAYYDSVRRLVFASRYKDQETGKHIDRLSHYARTLAEHLGWTPAAAQLLFDATPMHDVGKIGVPDSILSKPGPLDEDEWRQMKRHTVLGASLLKGSPSPLLELARQIALCHHERWDGSGYPQGLKGEATPRAARIVMLVDQYDALRSPRPYKAGFSHGKACDVILNGDGRTLPEHFDPELVVAFRELQGSFKQTYAQLAG, from the coding sequence ATGAGCAAGACCATGAATCAGGAAAAGGCTTCCCCGGGAAACGGCCCAGGTTGGTCTTCGCCGCTTGAGGCGGTCGAAGCGCAGTTGCGCGCCTACGCGCGCGATTTTCGGCGCCTCGCCGACTCAGACATTGAAAAGGCGAAGCGCCTCGCGATCGCGCACGATCAGCTGCAGATCTACGCCCGCGATCTGAAGACGGCATACCAGGCCGAGCGGCGGCGCGCCCGCGAACTGGAGAAGGCGTACTACGATTCCGTCCGCCGATTGGTCTTCGCCTCGCGCTATAAGGACCAAGAGACGGGAAAGCACATCGACCGGCTCAGTCACTACGCGCGCACGCTGGCCGAGCATCTCGGCTGGACGCCGGCGGCGGCGCAGTTGTTGTTCGACGCCACGCCGATGCACGACGTGGGCAAGATCGGCGTGCCGGATTCGATCTTGAGCAAGCCGGGTCCGCTGGACGAAGACGAATGGCGGCAGATGAAGCGCCATACCGTGCTGGGCGCGAGCTTGCTCAAGGGTTCCCCCTCGCCGCTGCTGGAACTGGCGCGGCAGATCGCGCTTTGCCATCACGAGCGCTGGGACGGCTCGGGATACCCACAGGGTCTGAAAGGTGAGGCGACGCCGCGGGCCGCGCGCATCGTGATGCTCGTCGATCAGTACGATGCGTTGCGCAGTCCGCGCCCGTATAAGGCCGGCTTCAGCCACGGCAAAGCCTGCGACGTGATCTTGAACGGCGACGGCCGCACGCTGCCCGAGCATTTCGATCCCGAACTGGTCGTGGCGTTCCGCGAACTGCAAGGGAGTTTCAAACAGACCTATGCGCAGCTCGCCGGCTAA
- a CDS encoding DUF2934 domain-containing protein yields the protein MPSKREEADGPVKATRRRTSTITLSSSTPASDASPNVTEAKPPTSVSATVPAPTLPVTETPYGAEEEIRRRAYELYEQDGRQHGRDHDHWLRAEAEVLSRANDARSNQRAPRRGQKSA from the coding sequence ATGCCCAGCAAGCGAGAAGAAGCAGATGGTCCGGTGAAGGCCACGCGCCGCCGGACATCGACTATCACTCTATCGTCTAGCACCCCAGCGTCCGACGCATCTCCGAACGTGACGGAAGCGAAGCCGCCCACCTCGGTCAGCGCCACCGTGCCCGCTCCCACTCTGCCCGTGACCGAGACTCCATATGGCGCAGAAGAAGAGATCCGCCGCCGCGCCTATGAGCTGTATGAGCAGGATGGACGGCAGCACGGACGCGACCACGACCACTGGCTGCGCGCCGAAGCCGAAGTGCTGAGCCGCGCCAACGACGCCCGCTCGAACCAGCGCGCTCCGAGGCGCGGTCAGAAAAGCGCGTAA